A single genomic interval of Saccharothrix saharensis harbors:
- a CDS encoding carbohydrate ABC transporter permease, translated as MRTAKGDGRIAFAYLAPALLVLVGLMGYPIYQLVLISLFDYGQEQVSGGAPLTFLGLDNYATLLSQSRFWAVLGQTVAFAAACVVGTLLVGAALAVLATRVRTWARMTLFLAALGAWATPAVAGSTIWLFLFDANFGFVNEVLGTTGMSWTYEKWTAFGLVAAQVIWCSFPFVMVTLYAGIKAIPGEVLEAAALDGASTVRTATRVILPLLRPLLIVVTIQSIIWDFKVFTQIYIMTNGGGIAGRNLVLNVYAYQQAFAASEYGLGASIGVVTTVLLLLITLGYLRALRRSGEVL; from the coding sequence ATGCGGACCGCCAAGGGTGACGGGCGGATCGCGTTCGCCTACCTCGCCCCGGCACTGCTGGTGCTGGTCGGGCTGATGGGCTACCCGATCTACCAGCTCGTGCTGATCTCCCTGTTCGACTACGGCCAGGAGCAGGTCAGCGGCGGCGCGCCGCTGACCTTCCTGGGCCTGGACAACTACGCGACCCTGCTGTCGCAGAGCCGGTTCTGGGCCGTGCTCGGGCAGACCGTCGCGTTCGCGGCGGCCTGCGTGGTCGGGACCCTGCTGGTCGGCGCCGCGCTCGCGGTGCTGGCCACCAGGGTCCGCACGTGGGCGCGGATGACGTTGTTCCTGGCCGCGCTGGGCGCGTGGGCGACGCCCGCGGTGGCCGGGTCCACGATCTGGCTGTTCCTGTTCGACGCCAACTTCGGGTTCGTCAACGAGGTCCTCGGCACCACCGGCATGTCCTGGACCTACGAGAAGTGGACGGCGTTCGGGCTGGTCGCCGCCCAGGTGATCTGGTGCTCGTTCCCGTTCGTCATGGTCACCCTGTACGCGGGGATCAAGGCGATCCCGGGCGAGGTGCTGGAAGCCGCCGCGCTGGACGGCGCGAGCACGGTCAGGACGGCGACCCGGGTGATCCTGCCGCTGCTGCGGCCGCTGCTGATCGTCGTCACGATCCAGTCGATCATCTGGGACTTCAAGGTGTTCACCCAGATCTACATCATGACCAACGGCGGCGGCATCGCGGGCCGCAACCTGGTGCTCAACGTCTACGCCTACCAGCAGGCGTTCGCCGCCTCGGAGTACGGGCTGGGCGCGAGCATCGGCGTGGTGACGACGGTGCTGCTGCTGCTCATCACCCTCGGCTACCTGCGGGCGCTGCGGCGGAGCGGGGAGGTGCTGTGA
- a CDS encoding extracellular solute-binding protein, giving the protein MRFALTAAAVGVAVLAGCTPVQSGPVTGTGTDEQTGHLRVWLFDEVNHGPKEAVVQEAISEFQNAHGGVTVEVQYIQVQTRAERFKAAFSDPRSAPDVAEFGNTDLAGYVAGGGFAELDLGGWDEAKDLLPAVLDTGKVDGKVYGVPWFVGVRALYYRTDVFQELNLQPPATLDEIAPLARKIRAAKPDLLGISAGGKYTYGAMPFVWANGGDIARKDGDKYVAAIDSPESKAGLRQYTELIADDICPPSQCAGNGGDASVEAFRAGKAAMVIGGDFNRKSVDASTAAGKYAVVPLPGKKAGEIAPAFAGGNLLGVMKGSERKTLATEFVRLLAGKQYQRKMFEGMGNLPTFGDVQAEVAEANPVLEPFIRTLEAGTRFVPVTPNWAKIDAQAVLPTLLQQVAAGGEDLDKAAKTAADEMNAAFAS; this is encoded by the coding sequence ATGCGGTTCGCACTGACAGCAGCCGCCGTCGGCGTCGCCGTGCTGGCCGGGTGCACCCCGGTCCAGTCCGGCCCCGTCACGGGCACCGGCACGGACGAGCAGACGGGCCACCTCCGGGTCTGGCTGTTCGACGAGGTCAACCACGGCCCGAAGGAGGCCGTGGTCCAGGAAGCGATCTCGGAGTTCCAGAACGCGCACGGCGGCGTCACGGTCGAGGTGCAGTACATCCAGGTTCAGACCCGCGCCGAGCGGTTCAAGGCCGCGTTCAGCGACCCGCGCAGCGCGCCCGACGTGGCCGAGTTCGGCAACACCGACCTGGCGGGCTACGTCGCGGGCGGCGGGTTCGCCGAGCTCGACCTCGGCGGCTGGGACGAGGCCAAGGACCTGCTGCCCGCCGTGCTGGACACCGGAAAGGTGGACGGCAAGGTATACGGCGTTCCGTGGTTCGTCGGCGTGCGCGCGCTCTACTACCGCACCGACGTCTTCCAGGAGCTGAACCTCCAGCCGCCGGCCACGTTGGACGAGATCGCGCCGCTGGCCCGGAAGATCCGGGCCGCCAAGCCCGATCTGCTCGGCATCTCCGCGGGCGGCAAGTACACCTACGGCGCGATGCCGTTCGTGTGGGCCAACGGCGGCGACATCGCCCGCAAGGACGGTGACAAGTACGTGGCCGCGATCGACAGCCCCGAGTCCAAGGCGGGCCTGCGCCAGTACACCGAGCTGATCGCGGACGACATCTGCCCGCCCTCCCAGTGCGCGGGCAACGGCGGCGACGCCAGCGTCGAGGCGTTCCGCGCGGGCAAGGCGGCGATGGTCATCGGCGGCGACTTCAACCGCAAGTCCGTCGACGCCTCCACCGCCGCGGGCAAGTACGCGGTCGTGCCGCTGCCCGGCAAGAAGGCGGGCGAGATCGCACCCGCGTTCGCGGGCGGCAACCTGCTCGGCGTGATGAAGGGCAGCGAGCGCAAGACGCTGGCCACCGAGTTCGTCCGGCTGCTGGCCGGCAAGCAGTACCAGCGCAAGATGTTCGAGGGGATGGGCAACCTGCCCACGTTCGGCGACGTGCAGGCGGAGGTCGCCGAGGCCAACCCGGTGCTGGAGCCGTTCATCAGGACGCTGGAGGCGGGCACGCGGTTCGTGCCGGTCACGCCGAACTGGGCCAAGATCGACGCCCAGGCCGTGCTGCCGACGTTGTTGCAGCAGGTCGCCGCCGGTGGCGAGGACCTCGACAAGGCGGCGAAGACCGCGGCCGACGAGATGAACGCCGCCTTCGCCTCGTAG
- a CDS encoding copper homeostasis protein CutC, with translation MLEVIALDATDAEAAQDGGAHRLELTVDMAADGLTPPVAVLRDVLSATDLPVRVMLRDAPGFAPGDLDRLRRDAAALREAGASEFVLGFLDAAGWVDEAACAALVAELDGCAWTFHRALDNAADPEAAWTVVGGLGCDTVLAAGSPRGVADGFAVLERLAARQGAVRLLVGGGLRAGHVPALKAVGVTGFHVGGAVRPGGWDAPVSAAAVRTWADLV, from the coding sequence ATGCTCGAGGTCATCGCACTGGACGCCACCGACGCCGAAGCCGCGCAGGACGGTGGCGCGCACCGGCTGGAACTCACCGTCGACATGGCCGCGGACGGGCTGACGCCGCCGGTCGCCGTGCTGCGGGACGTGCTCTCCGCGACCGATCTGCCGGTCCGGGTCATGCTCCGCGACGCGCCCGGCTTCGCACCCGGCGACCTGGACCGGCTCCGGCGGGACGCGGCGGCGCTGCGCGAGGCGGGGGCGTCGGAGTTCGTGCTCGGCTTCCTCGACGCCGCCGGGTGGGTGGACGAGGCGGCGTGCGCGGCGCTCGTCGCGGAGCTGGACGGGTGCGCGTGGACCTTCCACCGGGCGCTGGACAACGCGGCCGATCCCGAGGCAGCGTGGACGGTGGTCGGGGGACTGGGGTGCGACACGGTGCTCGCGGCCGGCAGCCCGCGCGGCGTCGCGGACGGCTTCGCCGTGCTGGAGCGGTTGGCCGCACGGCAGGGCGCGGTGCGGCTGCTGGTCGGCGGTGGGTTGCGGGCCGGGCACGTCCCGGCGCTGAAGGCGGTCGGCGTCACCGGGTTCCACGTCGGTGGCGCGGTCCGGCCGGGCGGCTGGGACGCCCCGGTCTCCGCCGCCGCGGTCCGGACCTGGGCGGATCTGGTCTAG
- a CDS encoding RNA polymerase sigma factor produces the protein MGELRTAGERPPWEGLDGTDRHAACVVAARDGDRRALDVLVADLTPLVWHVARGHGLDRSTAEDVVQTVWLALLRHLDRLVEPRALAGWLVVATRREAQRTWTPARREAALSDELAEQLESEYGLPEDAALVDDRDHRLWRAFGRLSQKCQELLRLTVLAGRAEYRAVAEALSMPRGSIGPTRGRCLTMLRTHLDAEGGSR, from the coding sequence GTGGGAGAACTGCGCACGGCCGGTGAGCGCCCACCGTGGGAGGGGCTGGACGGCACGGACCGGCACGCGGCTTGCGTCGTCGCCGCGCGCGACGGCGACCGCAGGGCGCTGGACGTGCTGGTCGCCGACCTCACCCCACTGGTGTGGCACGTCGCCCGGGGGCACGGGCTGGACCGCAGCACCGCCGAGGACGTGGTGCAGACGGTCTGGCTCGCGCTGCTGCGGCACCTCGACCGGCTGGTCGAGCCGCGGGCTCTGGCCGGGTGGCTCGTCGTCGCGACGCGCCGCGAGGCCCAACGGACCTGGACACCGGCTCGCCGTGAAGCGGCGCTGAGCGACGAGCTGGCGGAACAACTGGAGAGCGAGTACGGCCTGCCCGAGGACGCCGCCCTGGTCGACGACCGGGACCACCGGCTGTGGCGGGCTTTCGGCCGACTGTCGCAGAAGTGCCAGGAACTTCTGCGGCTCACCGTGCTGGCCGGCCGGGCGGAGTACCGCGCGGTCGCCGAAGCACTGTCCATGCCACGCGGCAGCATCGGCCCCACCCGGGGTCGGTGCCTGACCATGTTGCGCACACATCTCGACGCGGAAGGAGGATCGCGGTGA
- a CDS encoding carboxypeptidase regulatory-like domain-containing protein, which translates to MNRLVYELDAPPAGLVERIQFAVALENLDVEVARWERAGSFAGVRGGSPGTITFTVDNLTLMVNFTSIGARHRIDGWLVPAGEHTVEVRVAEHESSTTKADDGGRFVLSDVPAGTTQIVVHLVDSRGEPGRTVVTPTIML; encoded by the coding sequence CTGAACCGCCTGGTGTACGAGTTGGACGCGCCCCCGGCGGGGCTCGTCGAACGCATCCAGTTCGCGGTGGCGCTGGAGAACCTGGACGTCGAGGTGGCCCGGTGGGAACGTGCCGGTTCCTTCGCCGGGGTGCGCGGCGGCAGCCCCGGCACCATCACGTTCACGGTGGACAACCTGACGCTGATGGTGAACTTCACGTCCATCGGCGCGCGGCACCGCATCGACGGCTGGCTCGTACCCGCCGGTGAGCACACCGTCGAGGTGCGGGTGGCCGAGCACGAGTCGAGCACCACCAAGGCCGACGACGGCGGCCGGTTCGTGCTGTCCGACGTGCCCGCGGGCACCACGCAGATCGTGGTGCACCTGGTCGACTCCCGGGGCGAGCCGGGGCGGACCGTGGTGACGCCGACGATCATGTTGTAA
- a CDS encoding CHAT domain-containing protein, with amino-acid sequence MPRSALPVSTASSNGVEVAADLHKQAFRAASRGRPADAVTLLRRALRALPVMSPTVEATTVRIRILITLSYGEAETESVEGGLAHLRTAAGLIDGLPEGPDAVGLRAIVKDQQALILHRAGRTAEAIALYDESVRQLEAGWASGAVGAATLATALMNRGLTTIAFGLPEAAERDMRRAIELAEADDLPLLKAKALGNLGDIAHLTGDVPRSLAYHEQAERVFRLLAPDLVPRTRIDRARVMLAAGLADEAARHLDEALVVLRRRRVGQDLAEAELARAAAALLQGDPTTAHHLADQAQRRFRRRGSKSWAELAALMRMRADFTTATTSTPAGHILSPASPPTTERAPQPPTALPSLTIPTTAIPSPAGPTTALSSAPSTSGTERAPATALPASGAEPTRPAAPAIPSAAGPEPVDPTAPLVPAQGRPAASPTAPARVSARLSPSRATRLAERLTAVGLTDEAAVARLLAVRMAIRRGDLPSARALLAEVPPPGPITPIDHRMLLRLCRAELAVAEGEPGSALREAEEGLAELGRVRDRMGGLDLLCGTAVHGRELGELAVGLVLDHDGDAEAAFDWLERTRAQVYRYEPLPAIDDPVLARRVAQSRSLTRAVQQARLDGRPVAELEERLDELQREVARLGWHTSVWGRPRPVCRVADVHPVLSDRAMVSFVTHGDVLSAVVLVAGEATLVRLGRAAGVFESARELHADVDALGPDHLSPLLAAAVRASAARRAERLDEALIGPLAGLIGERELVVVPTGDLYAVPWNALPSLHGRPIVVAPSATAWLNALSTRTSARRVVLVAGPNLPEVVGEVSDLRGTYPDSVTAEAVSDVLASLNGARLAHIAAHGEHVADNALFSRLELVDGPLFAHETARLPVAPERVILAACSLALSHIRPGDEALGFAGALLASGSRTVVAAVNQVGDRAAALAMGTFHKLLSDGKPLSHALAEATAADPLRRPFVCFGA; translated from the coding sequence GTGCCTCGTTCCGCCCTGCCGGTCTCCACCGCATCGTCGAACGGTGTCGAGGTAGCGGCCGACCTGCACAAACAGGCTTTCCGGGCGGCGTCGCGCGGCCGTCCGGCGGACGCGGTGACGCTCCTGCGCCGCGCGTTGCGCGCACTGCCGGTGATGTCGCCGACCGTCGAAGCCACCACGGTCCGCATCCGGATCCTGATCACGTTGTCGTACGGCGAGGCGGAGACGGAGTCGGTCGAGGGCGGACTGGCGCACCTGCGGACGGCGGCCGGGTTGATCGACGGGCTGCCCGAGGGGCCGGACGCGGTCGGCCTGCGCGCGATCGTGAAGGACCAGCAGGCCCTGATCCTGCACCGGGCCGGCCGCACGGCCGAGGCCATCGCCCTGTACGACGAGTCCGTGCGCCAACTGGAAGCCGGGTGGGCGTCCGGGGCGGTCGGCGCGGCGACCCTGGCCACGGCCCTGATGAACCGGGGTCTGACCACCATCGCGTTCGGCCTGCCGGAGGCGGCGGAGCGGGACATGCGCCGCGCGATCGAGCTGGCCGAGGCCGACGACCTGCCGCTGCTGAAGGCGAAGGCGCTGGGCAACCTGGGCGACATCGCCCACCTGACGGGTGACGTGCCCCGTTCGCTGGCCTACCACGAGCAGGCCGAGCGCGTGTTCCGCCTGCTCGCGCCCGACCTCGTGCCGCGGACCAGGATCGACCGGGCGCGCGTGATGCTGGCCGCCGGCCTGGCCGACGAGGCCGCCAGGCACCTGGACGAGGCCTTGGTCGTGCTGCGGCGCCGCCGGGTCGGCCAGGACCTCGCCGAAGCCGAACTGGCCCGCGCCGCCGCCGCCCTGCTGCAAGGCGACCCGACCACCGCCCACCACCTGGCCGACCAAGCCCAACGCCGCTTCCGCCGCCGCGGCAGCAAGTCGTGGGCCGAACTGGCCGCCCTGATGCGCATGCGCGCCGACTTCACCACCGCCACCACCTCGACCCCCGCCGGTCACATCCTCTCGCCCGCCTCCCCACCCACCACCGAGCGCGCTCCACAACCCCCGACCGCGCTCCCGTCCCTCACCATCCCCACCACCGCAATCCCCTCCCCCGCCGGCCCCACCACCGCCCTCAGCAGCGCACCCAGCACCTCCGGCACCGAGCGCGCCCCAGCAACCGCGCTCCCGGCCTCCGGCGCGGAACCGACCAGACCCGCCGCACCCGCGATCCCGTCCGCCGCCGGCCCGGAGCCGGTCGACCCCACCGCACCTCTCGTCCCGGCTCAGGGCCGTCCCGCGGCGTCACCGACAGCCCCGGCGCGGGTATCGGCGCGGCTCAGCCCGTCCCGCGCGACCCGGCTGGCCGAGCGGCTGACCGCGGTCGGGCTGACCGACGAGGCCGCCGTCGCGAGGCTGCTCGCGGTGCGGATGGCGATCCGGCGCGGCGACCTCCCTTCCGCCCGCGCGCTGCTGGCCGAGGTCCCGCCACCGGGCCCCATCACGCCGATCGACCACCGGATGCTGCTGCGGCTGTGCCGCGCCGAGCTGGCCGTGGCCGAGGGCGAACCGGGGTCGGCGTTGCGCGAAGCCGAGGAGGGCCTGGCCGAGCTGGGCCGCGTCCGCGACCGGATGGGCGGTCTCGACCTGCTGTGCGGCACCGCCGTGCACGGGCGTGAGCTGGGCGAACTCGCCGTCGGGCTGGTGCTGGACCACGACGGCGACGCGGAGGCGGCGTTCGACTGGCTGGAGCGGACGCGGGCGCAGGTGTACCGGTACGAGCCGTTGCCGGCGATCGACGACCCGGTGCTGGCGCGGCGGGTGGCGCAGTCGCGCTCGTTGACGCGGGCGGTGCAGCAGGCGCGGTTGGACGGCCGGCCGGTGGCGGAGCTGGAGGAGCGGCTGGACGAGCTGCAGCGCGAGGTGGCACGGCTCGGGTGGCACACGAGCGTGTGGGGCCGGCCGCGGCCGGTGTGCCGGGTGGCCGACGTGCACCCCGTGTTGAGTGATCGCGCGATGGTGAGCTTCGTGACGCACGGTGACGTGCTGTCGGCGGTGGTGCTGGTGGCGGGCGAGGCGACGTTGGTGCGGCTCGGGCGTGCGGCCGGGGTGTTCGAGTCGGCGCGGGAGTTGCACGCGGACGTGGACGCGCTCGGCCCGGACCACCTGTCGCCGCTGCTCGCGGCGGCGGTGAGGGCGTCGGCGGCGCGGCGGGCCGAGCGGTTGGACGAGGCGTTGATCGGGCCGTTGGCCGGGTTGATCGGCGAGCGCGAGCTGGTCGTCGTGCCGACCGGTGACCTGTACGCGGTGCCGTGGAACGCCCTGCCGTCCCTGCACGGCCGCCCGATCGTGGTAGCCCCTTCGGCGACCGCGTGGTTGAACGCGCTGTCGACCCGGACGTCTGCGCGGCGCGTGGTGCTGGTGGCCGGGCCGAACCTGCCGGAGGTCGTCGGCGAGGTGAGCGACCTCCGCGGGACGTACCCCGATTCAGTGACGGCGGAAGCGGTGAGTGACGTGCTGGCGTCGTTGAACGGCGCTCGGTTGGCCCACATCGCGGCGCACGGCGAGCACGTCGCCGACAACGCCCTGTTCTCCCGCCTGGAACTGGTCGACGGGCCGCTGTTCGCCCATGAGACCGCCCGCCTCCCCGTCGCGCCCGAACGAGTGATCCTGGCCGCGTGCTCGCTGGCGCTGAGTCACATCCGGCCGGGCGACGAAGCCCTGGGCTTCGCCGGCGCGCTGCTGGCGAGCGGCTCGCGCACCGTCGTCGCCGCCGTGAACCAGGTGGGCGACCGGGCCGCCGCCCTGGCGATGGGGACGTTCCACAAACTCCTGTCGGACGGCAAACCGCTGTCCCACGCCCTCGCCGAAGCCACTGCGGCGGACCCGTTGCGTCGCCCATTCGTGTGTTTTGGCGCCTGA
- a CDS encoding phosphodiesterase: protein MVGVEDWSGHVLIAHLSDPHLRTDALAAEPAALLRLALGRVLAVDPRPDCVVITGDLVEHGRVEAYAQLRELVGAFPLPLHLVTGNHDDPAALVEVFRGTGLLGGGESAHYAVDHEGFTVVALDSWRPDGPAGLVGEEQLAWLDDVLGRRPDVPAFVCLHHPPVAVGIPLLDGMRLEDGPALGEVLGKHGNVARVLAGHVHRAISVPFAGTVVSVAPSTYRQTSLTLRADRQTGHLAEPTGFLLHVATESGFATHTVAVSQAWALSGTF from the coding sequence GTGGTTGGCGTCGAGGACTGGAGTGGGCACGTGCTCATCGCGCACCTGAGCGACCCGCACTTGCGGACCGATGCGTTGGCGGCTGAGCCGGCGGCGTTGTTGCGGTTGGCGTTGGGCAGGGTGTTGGCGGTGGATCCGCGGCCGGATTGCGTGGTGATCACCGGGGACCTGGTCGAGCACGGTCGGGTCGAGGCCTATGCGCAGTTGCGGGAGTTGGTGGGGGCGTTCCCGCTGCCCCTGCACCTGGTGACCGGCAACCACGACGATCCGGCGGCGTTGGTCGAGGTGTTCCGGGGGACCGGGTTGCTCGGTGGTGGGGAATCCGCGCACTACGCGGTCGACCACGAGGGGTTCACGGTGGTGGCGTTGGATTCCTGGCGGCCGGACGGGCCGGCCGGGTTGGTCGGCGAAGAGCAGTTGGCGTGGCTCGACGACGTGCTCGGGCGGCGGCCCGACGTGCCGGCCTTCGTCTGCCTGCACCACCCGCCGGTGGCGGTCGGGATTCCGTTGCTCGACGGCATGCGGCTGGAGGACGGGCCGGCGTTGGGTGAAGTGCTCGGGAAGCACGGCAACGTCGCCCGGGTGCTGGCCGGGCACGTGCACCGGGCGATCAGCGTGCCGTTCGCGGGAACGGTGGTGTCCGTCGCGCCGAGCACGTACCGCCAGACGTCGTTGACCCTGCGCGCCGACCGGCAGACCGGACATCTGGCCGAGCCGACGGGCTTCCTGCTGCACGTCGCGACCGAGTCGGGATTCGCCACGCACACGGTTGCGGTGAGTCAGGCGTGGGCGTTGTCGGGAACCTTTTAG
- the groL gene encoding chaperonin GroEL (60 kDa chaperone family; promotes refolding of misfolded polypeptides especially under stressful conditions; forms two stacked rings of heptamers to form a barrel-shaped 14mer; ends can be capped by GroES; misfolded proteins enter the barrel where they are refolded when GroES binds), protein MAKMIAFDEDARRGLERGMNILADAVKVTLGPKGRNVVLEKKWGAPTITNDGVSIAKEIELEDPWEKIGAELVKEVAKKTDDVAGDGTTTATVLAQALVREGLRNVAAGANPLGLKRGIEKAVEAVTEQLLKTAKEVETKEQIAATASISAGDSTIGELIAEAMDKVGKEGVITVEESNALGLELELTEGMRFDKGYISGYFVTDPERQEAVLEDPYILLYGSKISSVKDLLPLLEKVMQGGKPLLIISEDVEGEALATLVVNKIRGTFKSVAVKAPGFGDRRKAILQDIAILTGGQVITEDVGLKLENADLSLLGKARKVVVTKDETTVVEGAGDAEQIQGRVNQIRAEIEKSDSDYDREKLQERLAKLAGGVAVIKAGAATEVELKERKHRIEDAVRNAKAAVEEGIVAGGGVALLQAAEIAFEGLNLEGDEATGANIVKVAVEAPLKQIAVNAGLEGGVVVEKVKGLPVGHGLNAATGVYEDLLAAGVPDPTKVTRSALQNAASIAALFLTTEAVVADKPEKAGAAPAVPDAGGMDF, encoded by the coding sequence ATGGCCAAGATGATCGCGTTCGACGAGGATGCCCGCCGCGGTCTCGAGCGTGGCATGAACATTCTCGCCGACGCCGTCAAGGTGACGCTCGGCCCCAAGGGCCGCAACGTCGTGCTCGAGAAGAAGTGGGGCGCGCCGACCATCACCAACGACGGCGTCTCCATCGCCAAGGAGATCGAGCTCGAGGACCCGTGGGAGAAGATCGGGGCCGAGCTCGTCAAGGAAGTGGCGAAGAAGACGGACGACGTCGCGGGTGACGGCACCACGACCGCCACCGTGCTCGCCCAGGCTCTGGTCCGCGAGGGTCTGCGCAACGTGGCCGCGGGCGCCAACCCGCTCGGCCTCAAGCGCGGCATCGAGAAGGCCGTCGAGGCCGTGACCGAGCAGCTGCTGAAGACCGCCAAGGAGGTCGAGACCAAGGAGCAGATCGCCGCCACGGCGTCCATCTCCGCGGGCGACTCGACCATCGGCGAGCTCATCGCCGAGGCCATGGACAAGGTCGGCAAGGAAGGCGTCATCACCGTCGAGGAGAGCAACGCTCTCGGGCTCGAGCTCGAGCTCACCGAGGGCATGCGCTTCGACAAGGGCTACATCTCCGGTTACTTCGTGACCGACCCCGAGCGCCAGGAAGCGGTCCTCGAGGACCCGTACATCCTGCTCTACGGCTCGAAGATCTCGTCGGTGAAGGACCTGCTCCCGCTGCTGGAGAAGGTCATGCAGGGCGGCAAGCCGCTGCTGATCATCTCCGAGGACGTCGAGGGCGAGGCCCTGGCCACGCTGGTCGTCAACAAGATCCGCGGCACGTTCAAGTCCGTCGCCGTGAAGGCGCCCGGCTTCGGCGACCGCCGCAAGGCGATCCTGCAGGACATCGCGATCCTCACCGGTGGCCAGGTCATCACCGAGGACGTCGGCCTCAAGCTGGAGAACGCCGACCTGTCGCTGCTGGGCAAGGCGCGCAAGGTCGTCGTGACCAAGGACGAGACCACGGTCGTCGAGGGCGCTGGTGACGCCGAGCAGATCCAGGGTCGCGTCAACCAGATCCGCGCCGAGATCGAGAAGTCGGACTCCGACTACGACCGCGAGAAGCTGCAGGAGCGCCTGGCGAAGCTCGCCGGCGGTGTCGCGGTGATCAAGGCCGGTGCCGCCACCGAGGTGGAGCTGAAGGAGCGCAAGCACCGCATCGAGGACGCGGTGCGCAACGCGAAGGCCGCCGTCGAGGAGGGCATCGTCGCCGGTGGTGGCGTCGCGCTGCTCCAGGCCGCCGAGATCGCGTTCGAGGGCCTGAACCTCGAGGGCGACGAGGCGACCGGCGCCAACATCGTCAAGGTCGCCGTCGAGGCGCCGTTGAAGCAGATCGCCGTCAACGCCGGCCTCGAGGGCGGCGTCGTGGTGGAGAAGGTCAAGGGTCTCCCCGTGGGCCACGGCCTCAACGCCGCGACCGGCGTGTACGAGGACCTGCTGGCGGCCGGCGTGCCGGACCCGACCAAGGTCACCCGCTCGGCGCTGCAGAACGCCGCGTCGATCGCCGCCCTGTTCCTGACCACGGAGGCCGTGGTCGCGGACAAGCCGGAGAAGGCGGGCGCCGCCCCGGCCGTCCCGGACGCCGGCGGCATGGACTTCTGA
- a CDS encoding serine/threonine-protein kinase, whose translation MSEDLSGRRLGHYRIDGVLGRGGMSVTYKATDVRLGRKVALKVIGEHLTADAEFRERFVDEARNTSAIDHANIVPLYDFDEVDGLLYIAMRLVDGQDLASHIKDGPLSPARTLALLGQVAEALDMLHGKGLVHLDVKPANVLVTTKEAAGEHVYLADFGLTRRGATGHRTRTGDFLGSPTYAAPEHLRGEPLDGRTDQYALACMVFACLSGRPPFQGGVQDVIQGHLGAEIPSLTSMVSLPPAIDDVLRKGTAKDPNQRYGSCVELIAAARAALSGAVQGSPPPRRADSGPVPMGPQTGGVPVAQQQQPQPGQYRPPYQQQQPGFLQDPVRLRPPAQVGASAFTTTGKSRPAWFAPVVAGAVAIVLIVILVVILTPKDEPPRQGGSGGASQSIEVGGTTSGKPLPTSVPVRTSR comes from the coding sequence GTGTCGGAGGACCTGAGCGGGCGACGGCTGGGCCACTACCGGATCGACGGGGTGCTCGGCCGCGGTGGCATGAGCGTGACCTACAAGGCCACGGACGTCAGGCTCGGTCGCAAGGTCGCGCTGAAGGTCATCGGCGAGCACCTCACCGCCGACGCGGAGTTCCGGGAGCGGTTCGTCGACGAGGCGCGCAACACCTCGGCGATCGACCACGCCAACATCGTGCCGCTCTACGACTTCGACGAGGTCGACGGGCTGCTCTACATCGCCATGCGGCTGGTCGACGGCCAGGACCTCGCCTCGCACATCAAGGACGGCCCGCTCTCGCCCGCGCGCACCCTCGCGCTGCTCGGCCAGGTCGCCGAAGCGCTCGACATGCTGCACGGCAAGGGGCTCGTCCACCTCGACGTCAAACCGGCGAACGTGCTGGTCACCACCAAGGAAGCCGCGGGGGAGCACGTCTACCTGGCCGACTTCGGCCTGACCCGGCGCGGCGCCACCGGGCACCGCACCCGCACCGGCGACTTCCTCGGCTCACCCACCTACGCCGCGCCCGAGCACCTGCGCGGCGAACCGCTCGACGGCCGCACCGACCAGTACGCGCTCGCGTGCATGGTGTTCGCGTGCCTGTCCGGCCGGCCGCCGTTCCAGGGTGGCGTGCAGGACGTCATCCAGGGCCACCTCGGCGCGGAGATCCCGTCGTTGACCTCGATGGTGTCGCTGCCGCCCGCGATCGACGACGTGCTGCGCAAGGGCACCGCCAAGGACCCCAACCAGCGGTACGGCTCGTGCGTCGAGCTGATCGCCGCGGCGCGGGCGGCGTTGTCCGGCGCGGTCCAGGGCTCGCCGCCGCCGCGCCGCGCCGACTCCGGGCCCGTGCCGATGGGGCCGCAGACCGGCGGCGTGCCCGTGGCGCAGCAGCAACAGCCGCAGCCGGGCCAGTACCGGCCGCCCTACCAGCAGCAACAACCCGGGTTCCTGCAGGACCCCGTGCGGCTGCGCCCACCCGCCCAGGTCGGCGCCAGCGCGTTCACCACCACCGGCAAGTCCCGGCCCGCGTGGTTCGCGCCCGTGGTCGCGGGCGCGGTGGCGATCGTGCTCATCGTCATCCTCGTGGTGATCCTCACGCCGAAGGATGAACCTCCGCGACAGGGTGGCAGCGGCGGCGCCAGCCAGTCCATCGAGGTCGGGGGCACGACCAGCGGCAAACCGCTGCCCACCAGCGTGCCCGTGCGCACGTCCCGCTGA